Proteins encoded together in one Pseudoalteromonas xiamenensis window:
- the pgsA gene encoding CDP-diacylglycerol--glycerol-3-phosphate 3-phosphatidyltransferase, whose product MWNIPNILTTFRLFLIPVFVVAFYLPYSWAFFAAAFTFWLASVTDILDGYLARKLEQSTPFGAFLDPVADKVMVSAALVVLATYYQNIFITIAAVVIISREIVISALREWMAEQGKRGNVAVSNMGKWKTAAQMLAIIGLIWQFDTWMIYLSYALLAIATVLTLSSMIQYLAAARSELIKS is encoded by the coding sequence ATGTGGAATATTCCTAATATATTGACGACCTTTCGTCTTTTCCTAATCCCTGTATTTGTCGTTGCATTTTATTTGCCGTATTCATGGGCATTCTTTGCCGCTGCATTTACGTTTTGGCTTGCGTCCGTAACAGACATACTTGATGGTTATCTAGCACGCAAACTCGAACAGTCGACTCCATTTGGTGCTTTTCTCGATCCTGTTGCAGACAAGGTGATGGTCAGTGCTGCTTTAGTTGTTCTTGCTACTTATTATCAAAATATCTTTATTACGATTGCGGCTGTGGTAATTATTAGTCGTGAGATTGTTATTTCTGCACTGCGCGAGTGGATGGCTGAGCAGGGTAAAAGAGGCAATGTTGCAGTATCAAATATGGGCAAATGGAAAACAGCCGCACAAATGTTGGCAATTATTGGTTTGATTTGGCAATTTGATACTTGGATGATCTACTTAAGTTACGCACTTTTAGCCATCGCAACGGTACTAACTCTTAGCTCGATGATCCAATATTTAGCAGCAGCTCGTTCTGAATTGATTAAATCTTGA
- a CDS encoding MMPL family transporter, which translates to MSLPYGLDLNNQVNIDKSAVKLQLTLANQGSKELVAIEAEIRTWLNLNAANYQAQISSPSLMFAHIGEINMKSMLQSLPMALLLISGLLVFSLRSLRLGLISLVPNLVPAILGFGLWGLYSGEINLGLSVVVTLTLGIVVDDTVHFLSKYQYAKQQGLSTEGAIRYAFTTVGRALLITTCVLVAGFTMLGTSAFRLNSDMGQLSALVIFIALIVDFILLPCMLLWFDNSGSDEVVESNEVITTNEPQLISKY; encoded by the coding sequence ATGTCCCTTCCCTATGGCCTGGATTTGAATAATCAGGTGAATATCGACAAATCCGCCGTCAAGTTGCAACTCACATTGGCTAATCAAGGGAGCAAAGAACTCGTCGCCATCGAAGCGGAAATTCGAACATGGCTCAATTTGAATGCAGCCAACTATCAAGCTCAAATTTCTAGCCCGAGTCTGATGTTTGCGCATATCGGTGAGATAAACATGAAAAGCATGTTGCAATCGTTGCCGATGGCTTTGTTACTCATTTCCGGTTTGTTGGTGTTTTCGTTGCGATCACTTAGGTTAGGTCTTATTAGCTTAGTTCCAAATCTCGTGCCTGCGATTTTGGGTTTTGGTTTATGGGGACTTTACAGCGGTGAGATCAATTTAGGGTTAAGCGTAGTCGTGACGCTTACGCTTGGGATCGTTGTTGATGATACCGTGCATTTTTTGAGTAAATACCAATACGCGAAGCAGCAAGGTCTCTCGACGGAAGGGGCGATTCGCTATGCGTTTACCACGGTCGGCCGTGCTCTCTTAATTACAACCTGTGTACTTGTGGCTGGCTTTACAATGTTAGGCACCTCCGCATTTCGCCTGAACTCAGATATGGGGCAGCTCAGTGCACTTGTCATTTTTATCGCGCTAATTGTGGATTTTATTCTTCTGCCTTGCATGTTGCTTTGGTTCGATAACTCAGGCAGTGACGAAGTCGTTGAGTCTAATGAAGTAATTACAACTAACGAACCACAACTGATCAGCAAATATTAA
- a CDS encoding PAS domain-containing protein, with protein MTNIINSALEENLFFSQLLVKTSALNFLRHLVIESHLALVITDSDISKGLKIIYANDEFCQQMGYQLAEIVGMSPAIFKGPLSDQKLIDQVKKQLAEKGCFFGSSVSYKKDGSFFPVQWSISDIRDEDGEVTHYFMVQKDLSRQTRLIEQMKKSNELFKEHIRNNKSKVEVSEQIVSQIMENEKYYSTVLFEGVELFEDPFEDLFFDIDTDNEAQVTKTKEPLSSEKFLSRNTFEEDDIQSIFDNIDDILLEIELINSRELDLSNIEKISNAFGYLSSSLYFFYEFNDAAIVLDELAKQLRHVDCNEIFPVAVLESLSDELKLWLSDIFVTSECENIYEKEANILAMTKQLLSML; from the coding sequence ATGACTAATATCATCAATTCGGCACTAGAAGAAAATCTCTTTTTCTCCCAATTACTGGTAAAGACGTCAGCGTTGAATTTTTTGCGTCATCTTGTAATTGAGTCTCATCTTGCCCTAGTCATTACGGATAGTGATATTTCAAAAGGCCTAAAAATTATCTATGCAAACGATGAATTTTGTCAGCAAATGGGCTATCAGCTCGCGGAAATTGTAGGGATGTCGCCCGCCATTTTTAAGGGACCTCTGAGTGACCAAAAGCTTATTGACCAAGTAAAAAAACAGTTGGCGGAAAAGGGCTGTTTCTTTGGGTCATCTGTGAGTTATAAAAAGGACGGTAGTTTTTTCCCGGTTCAGTGGAGTATTTCTGACATTCGTGATGAAGATGGAGAAGTAACTCATTACTTTATGGTGCAAAAGGATTTATCAAGACAGACACGTCTTATTGAGCAAATGAAGAAGTCGAATGAATTGTTTAAAGAACACATACGTAACAACAAATCCAAAGTTGAAGTCAGCGAACAAATCGTTTCGCAGATTATGGAGAATGAAAAATATTACAGCACCGTGCTCTTTGAAGGGGTTGAATTGTTTGAAGACCCTTTCGAAGATTTGTTCTTTGATATTGATACGGATAACGAAGCTCAGGTGACTAAAACCAAAGAACCGTTGTCCTCAGAAAAGTTTTTATCACGTAATACCTTTGAAGAAGATGATATCCAGTCAATTTTCGACAACATTGACGATATATTATTAGAGATTGAGTTAATTAACTCTCGTGAATTGGATTTATCAAACATCGAAAAAATTTCCAATGCGTTTGGGTATTTGTCTAGCAGCCTTTACTTCTTCTACGAATTTAATGACGCCGCCATTGTGCTGGATGAGCTCGCTAAACAACTGAGACACGTAGATTGCAATGAAATTTTCCCGGTTGCCGTGCTTGAATCTCTGTCTGATGAACTGAAACTCTGGTTATCCGACATCTTTGTAACGAGTGAATGTGAAAACATTTATGAAAAGGAAGCGAATATACTGGCGATGACTAAACAGTTGCTTTCAATGCTCTAA
- a CDS encoding outer membrane lipoprotein-sorting protein translates to MNMNTIISSLLVAGSIIFAVTNTFAIANEEQGIIIATKRKQLDSGWGDSQASMTMLLTNANGDTSERRLRMKMLEVENDGDKGLTIFDTPLDVKGTAFLNFSHATEADEQWLYLPALKRVKRIASRNKSGPFMGSEFAYEDLSSFELAKYQFNYLGEQLLSNQSTFLLEQIPVDKNSGYTKQLVWLDKQHYQPLKVEYYDRKGALLKTLTLRDYQMHLGKFWRAHSLEMDNVQTHKATRLTTESLEFSQGLAISDFNQASLQRSR, encoded by the coding sequence ATGAACATGAACACAATTATTTCAAGTCTCTTAGTAGCGGGTAGCATAATTTTTGCGGTGACAAATACTTTTGCTATCGCAAACGAGGAACAAGGCATCATTATCGCTACGAAACGCAAACAACTTGATAGTGGTTGGGGTGATAGCCAAGCAAGTATGACGATGCTGCTGACGAACGCTAATGGAGATACCAGCGAGCGTCGCTTACGAATGAAAATGCTCGAAGTAGAAAATGACGGAGACAAAGGCCTCACCATCTTTGACACACCTTTAGATGTGAAAGGAACGGCTTTCTTAAACTTCTCTCACGCCACCGAAGCAGACGAGCAATGGCTGTATTTGCCCGCACTTAAGCGAGTAAAACGTATTGCATCAAGAAATAAATCCGGTCCCTTTATGGGGAGCGAATTTGCGTACGAAGATCTTAGCTCCTTTGAATTAGCTAAATACCAGTTCAATTATCTGGGAGAACAATTGCTAAGCAACCAAAGTACATTCCTGCTTGAGCAAATCCCTGTGGATAAAAATTCGGGATATACCAAGCAACTCGTTTGGCTAGATAAACAACATTATCAACCACTTAAAGTAGAATACTATGACCGCAAAGGCGCTCTTCTGAAAACCCTCACTCTACGTGATTATCAAATGCATCTGGGTAAATTTTGGCGTGCTCACTCGTTAGAAATGGACAATGTGCAAACTCACAAAGCTACTCGCCTTACGACTGAGAGTCTGGAATTCTCGCAAGGACTTGCAATCAGTGACTTTAACCAAGCAAGCTTACAGCGTTCGAGGTAA
- a CDS encoding DUF1289 domain-containing protein has translation MSKSISQTPDNPCIRHCCLDERNVCVGCYRTLAEILNWHESNPEQKQAILERCEHRRLKRFDRMSS, from the coding sequence ATGAGCAAATCCATATCTCAAACTCCTGACAACCCCTGTATCCGTCATTGTTGTCTTGACGAACGTAACGTGTGTGTTGGTTGCTACAGAACGCTGGCTGAAATACTCAACTGGCACGAGAGTAACCCGGAACAAAAGCAAGCAATTCTTGAGCGATGCGAGCATCGACGTCTCAAACGCTTTGATAGAATGTCAAGTTAA
- a CDS encoding alkaline phosphatase D family protein, which produces MKKYLLSALSGLLVSLAHAAPEVHYEQCKTSFEYLGASYFGTTNKNNSGGQWCYLKSAIEGSTWGNVRVETIPEFKSVTGKRCLSPSNYQGETFYGCTTEAHTAPWCYVGDSAWEECEIEEPQPEPLRSHTMVSENSTLKRIAVGSCFKTQGDMPAAMSKVVSQSPDLFLWMGDNIYADTTDMNYMRQKYDDKKRNTEYQKFLSANIPVMATWDDHDFGSNNDGKHYPKRVESQREFLRHFDIPADDPRYNGQEGVYSAKIVGPKGQTTHVINLDARYFRSPTFSNYGTCEGDNSTMLGEKQWQWLQDELNKASEIKVISSGIQVLPPLNQGRNKSTYCAYGNGQKFTQAVASLNEQTMSGTSYESWAEIPQEREKLLRMVQKSINDSKTKAVIFVSGDQHWGELLEKRIPASNQFGKEARVYEITASGFGQNWPYHIENPLRLPIYADSNGNGKFTNECKLPFKYAGVTYQGCTTRDNDKPWCYTQVDNNGNGVKGEWGNCAPSGAIIPTGQVGVVSENMASLTTGNRHLINKSGSNYGLLDIDWTERTIKMSIETSDEEAVSTIINF; this is translated from the coding sequence ATGAAAAAATATCTACTGTCTGCGCTCTCGGGTCTGTTGGTAAGCCTGGCTCATGCTGCGCCTGAAGTTCATTATGAACAATGTAAAACTAGTTTTGAGTACTTAGGTGCTAGCTATTTTGGTACAACTAATAAAAACAACAGTGGTGGGCAATGGTGCTATTTGAAAAGTGCAATTGAGGGCTCGACTTGGGGAAATGTTCGAGTTGAAACAATTCCAGAGTTTAAATCAGTGACGGGTAAACGTTGTTTATCGCCATCGAATTACCAAGGGGAAACTTTTTATGGTTGCACGACCGAAGCGCATACTGCACCTTGGTGCTACGTAGGCGATAGCGCCTGGGAAGAATGTGAAATCGAGGAACCTCAACCTGAGCCTCTACGTTCTCATACCATGGTTTCGGAGAACTCAACATTAAAACGTATTGCAGTTGGTTCTTGTTTCAAAACACAAGGAGATATGCCAGCAGCGATGAGCAAAGTTGTATCACAGTCACCCGATCTGTTTTTGTGGATGGGTGACAATATCTACGCAGATACAACAGACATGAATTATATGCGCCAAAAATACGATGATAAGAAGCGGAATACGGAATATCAAAAGTTTTTGTCAGCAAATATTCCTGTCATGGCCACGTGGGATGATCATGATTTTGGGAGTAATAATGATGGTAAGCATTACCCTAAACGAGTAGAAAGCCAACGGGAGTTCTTACGTCATTTTGATATTCCTGCCGACGACCCACGTTATAACGGCCAAGAAGGTGTTTATAGTGCAAAAATAGTCGGTCCAAAAGGACAGACGACTCACGTGATTAACCTAGACGCACGTTATTTTCGTTCACCGACGTTTTCAAATTATGGAACATGTGAAGGTGATAACAGTACTATGCTAGGTGAAAAGCAATGGCAGTGGCTACAAGATGAGTTAAATAAAGCAAGTGAGATCAAGGTGATCTCCAGTGGTATTCAAGTTCTCCCACCATTAAACCAAGGTCGCAATAAATCGACATACTGTGCCTATGGCAATGGTCAGAAATTCACTCAAGCGGTGGCATCACTAAATGAACAAACGATGTCTGGTACCAGTTATGAATCTTGGGCTGAGATCCCTCAGGAAAGGGAAAAACTGCTCAGAATGGTGCAGAAGTCAATTAACGACAGCAAAACAAAGGCAGTAATTTTTGTTTCAGGCGATCAGCATTGGGGTGAGCTACTAGAAAAACGAATTCCTGCAAGTAACCAATTTGGCAAAGAAGCAAGGGTATATGAGATCACGGCTTCAGGATTTGGCCAAAATTGGCCTTATCATATTGAAAATCCATTAAGATTACCTATTTATGCGGACTCGAACGGTAACGGGAAATTTACTAATGAATGTAAACTGCCTTTCAAATACGCAGGTGTTACGTATCAAGGTTGTACAACACGTGATAACGATAAACCTTGGTGTTACACCCAAGTAGACAATAACGGTAATGGAGTGAAAGGAGAATGGGGTAACTGTGCTCCTTCTGGCGCCATTATTCCGACTGGCCAAGTGGGCGTAGTCAGTGAAAATATGGCTTCGTTAACGACGGGTAATCGTCATCTCATCAACAAATCGGGAAGCAATTACGGGTTACTGGATATCGATTGGACAGAGCGTACGATTAAAATGTCTATCGAAACCTCGGATGAAGAAGCGGTTTCAACAATAATCAATTTCTAA